In a single window of the Litorilituus sediminis genome:
- the ruvX gene encoding Holliday junction resolvase RuvX, producing the protein MAKNKAVGQRTVLGLDFGKKYIGVAVGQEITGSANPLGSVKANDGIPHWDALAKYINEWQPDIVVVGLPLNMDGSEQQLTLDAKKFGNRVSGRFALQVIFQDERLTTADAKEQLFSRGGYKNLKKDNIDAESARLIIESFFEQQYS; encoded by the coding sequence GTGGCAAAAAATAAAGCGGTTGGTCAACGTACAGTACTTGGTTTAGATTTTGGTAAAAAATATATCGGTGTCGCTGTCGGGCAAGAAATTACTGGCAGCGCCAACCCGCTTGGTTCAGTAAAGGCAAATGATGGCATTCCCCATTGGGATGCCTTGGCTAAATATATTAACGAGTGGCAGCCTGATATTGTCGTTGTTGGCCTACCACTTAATATGGATGGTAGTGAACAACAACTGACCTTAGATGCGAAAAAATTTGGCAATAGAGTATCAGGTCGCTTTGCCTTGCAGGTTATTTTCCAAGATGAACGACTAACCACAGCTGATGCTAAAGAGCAGCTGTTTTCTCGTGGCGGCTATAAAAATCTTAAAAAAGATAATATTGATGCCGAGTCCGCCCGCTTGATCATTGAAAGCTTTTTTGAACAACAATATAGCTAA
- a CDS encoding YqgE/AlgH family protein, protein MESLENQFLIAMPSLDDSYFNKTVTYICEHNEEGAMGLIINLPVNINLSELLKQIEATEEDFTSSASLDEENDLTLGLQQRVLSGGPISQQRGFVLHSKQKGWSSSLALSDKLMITTSKDILLALGTKEQPENYIVTLGYAGWGPGQLEEEIKANSWLTTPADIDILFNTPVEERWKKATEKLGIDLAHLSSDVGHA, encoded by the coding sequence ATGGAAAGTTTAGAAAACCAATTTTTAATTGCCATGCCCTCCTTAGATGACTCTTATTTTAATAAGACAGTCACCTATATTTGTGAACACAATGAAGAAGGTGCCATGGGGCTAATCATTAACTTACCTGTCAATATCAATTTGTCCGAGTTACTTAAACAGATTGAAGCGACAGAAGAAGACTTTACTTCCTCTGCATCACTTGATGAAGAAAATGATTTAACCCTTGGCCTGCAACAACGTGTTTTATCTGGTGGGCCAATTTCTCAACAACGCGGTTTTGTTCTGCACAGCAAGCAAAAAGGTTGGAGCAGCTCGTTAGCACTAAGCGATAAGCTAATGATCACCACCTCAAAAGATATTTTGCTCGCTTTGGGCACAAAAGAGCAGCCAGAAAACTATATTGTGACCTTAGGTTACGCTGGTTGGGGGCCTGGACAGCTTGAAGAAGAAATCAAAGCCAACTCTTGGCTAACCACGCCAGCTGATATTGATATTTTATTTAACACGCCGGTTGAAGAGCGCTGGAAAAAAGCAACCGAAAAGCTTGGCATAGATTTAGCCCATTTATCTAGTGACGTTGGTCACGCCTAG
- the gshB gene encoding glutathione synthase, with translation MTTSPAIKLGVVMDPISQVKVAKDSSMAMMLEAQQRGYEIFYMEMKDLYLDQGECRANVQKVKVFDDADHWYELSDSQDIPLSELDVVLMRKDPPFDTEFVYATYMLERAEQAGTLIVNKPQSLRDCNEKLFTAWFSELTPRTLVTRSSEKIRQFHQELKDVIIKPLDGMGGASIFRIKANDANVGVIIETLTNHGQQYAMVQEYMPEIVDGDKRILIVNGEPMPYCLARIPAQGETRGNLAAGGSGVARPLSASDKLVAQAIAPELKKRGLYFVGLDVIGDKVTEINVTSPTCIREIEAAYPINISGKLMDAIEDKLREK, from the coding sequence ATGACAACTTCTCCAGCGATCAAACTCGGCGTAGTGATGGATCCAATTTCCCAAGTGAAAGTGGCCAAAGACTCTTCTATGGCCATGATGTTGGAAGCACAACAACGCGGATACGAGATTTTTTACATGGAAATGAAAGATCTTTATTTAGATCAAGGAGAATGTCGTGCCAACGTACAAAAGGTCAAAGTATTTGATGATGCTGATCACTGGTATGAATTATCTGATAGCCAAGATATCCCCTTAAGTGAACTCGACGTTGTACTGATGCGTAAAGATCCGCCTTTTGATACCGAATTTGTTTACGCAACTTACATGTTAGAGCGCGCTGAACAAGCAGGTACACTCATAGTTAACAAGCCACAGAGTTTACGTGATTGTAATGAAAAACTGTTTACCGCTTGGTTTAGTGAATTAACACCGCGTACTTTAGTAACTCGCAGCAGTGAAAAAATTCGTCAATTTCATCAAGAGTTAAAAGATGTCATCATCAAACCGCTTGATGGTATGGGTGGTGCATCCATTTTTAGAATTAAAGCCAATGATGCCAATGTCGGTGTTATTATCGAAACGCTCACTAACCATGGTCAGCAATACGCTATGGTACAAGAATATATGCCAGAAATTGTTGATGGTGATAAACGTATTCTTATTGTAAATGGTGAGCCTATGCCTTATTGCTTGGCGCGCATTCCAGCGCAAGGGGAAACCCGAGGTAATTTAGCCGCCGGCGGTAGTGGCGTTGCCAGACCATTAAGCGCCAGTGACAAGCTAGTTGCGCAAGCAATTGCACCCGAGCTGAAAAAACGTGGCCTATACTTTGTAGGGTTAGATGTTATTGGCGATAAAGTCACTGAGATAAATGTTACCAGCCCAACTTGTATTCGAGAAATTGAAGCGGCCTACCCTATTAACATTAGTGGTAAGTTAATGGATGCGATAGAAGATAAACTTCGCGAAAAGTAA
- the rsmE gene encoding 16S rRNA (uracil(1498)-N(3))-methyltransferase yields MSNPRIYQQSHFSVNDTVKLSDDAFGHVVRVLRLGNDDSITLFNGTELKQYQAQLVDVTKKHASAKIISEQVLANESPLEIHLGQGISRGDRMDFTLQKSVELGVTKITPLFTERCGVKLSGDRLAKKHQQWQKIVISACEQSGRALVPEVMMPMHLNDWLHEQTQAVKINLHPRANHSIMTLPSADIEQHHKVRLLIGPEGGLTDEEINEASTANFQEVLLGPRVLRTETAALTAITALQCRFGDLK; encoded by the coding sequence ATGTCTAACCCAAGAATTTACCAACAATCTCACTTTAGCGTTAACGACACAGTGAAATTATCTGATGATGCCTTTGGTCATGTAGTGAGAGTCTTGCGCTTAGGCAATGATGATAGCATTACGCTATTTAATGGTACTGAGCTTAAGCAATATCAAGCGCAGCTTGTTGATGTAACAAAAAAACACGCTAGCGCTAAAATTATTAGCGAGCAAGTATTAGCGAATGAGTCGCCACTTGAAATTCATTTAGGACAAGGTATATCTCGCGGCGATCGTATGGATTTTACCTTGCAAAAATCAGTGGAGCTTGGGGTAACTAAAATAACGCCGCTATTTACCGAACGCTGTGGAGTAAAACTCAGCGGCGATCGCTTAGCGAAAAAACATCAGCAATGGCAAAAAATAGTCATCAGTGCCTGTGAACAAAGTGGTAGAGCTTTAGTCCCTGAAGTCATGATGCCAATGCATTTAAATGATTGGTTACATGAACAAACTCAAGCGGTGAAAATTAATTTACACCCAAGAGCAAACCACTCAATTATGACGCTACCCAGTGCTGATATTGAGCAGCATCATAAGGTACGATTATTAATAGGCCCTGAAGGTGGCTTAACTGATGAAGAAATAAATGAAGCAAGCACAGCAAACTTTCAAGAAGTACTGTTAGGTCCAAGAGTGCTCAGAACTGAAACCGCTGCGCTAACAGCAATTACCGCATTACAATGTCGCTTTGGTGATTTAAAGTAA
- the metK gene encoding methionine adenosyltransferase — translation MSRHYFTSESVSEGHPDKIADQISDAVLDAIIAQDKHARVACETMVKTGVAIISGEVSTTAWVDLEKLTRNVISDIGYTSSDVGFDGETCGIMNLIGQQSPEIAQGVDRTKPEDQGAGDQGLMFGYATNETETLMPAPLYYSHRLVERQAEARKSGVLPWLRPDAKSQVTFIYEDGKPVAIDAVVLSTQHNPDIKQEDLVDAVMENIIKHTLPAELLTENTKYFINPTGRFVIGGPVGDCGLTGRKIIVDTYGGMARHGGGAFSGKDPSKVDRSAAYAGRYVAKNIVAAGLADRCEIQVSYAIGVAEPTSISIETFGTGKISEEKLVELVREHFDLRPYGITKMLDLLHPMYQQTAAYGHFGREPFEMTVGDDTFTAFSWEKTDKADDLRKAAGI, via the coding sequence ATGTCTAGACATTACTTTACTTCAGAGTCTGTATCTGAAGGTCATCCGGATAAAATTGCCGATCAAATCTCTGATGCGGTATTAGACGCTATTATTGCTCAAGATAAGCATGCCCGCGTAGCCTGTGAAACTATGGTTAAAACAGGTGTTGCCATTATTTCAGGTGAAGTTTCAACAACTGCCTGGGTTGATCTAGAAAAGCTAACACGTAATGTTATCAGTGATATTGGTTACACATCTTCTGATGTTGGTTTTGATGGTGAAACTTGCGGCATAATGAACCTAATTGGTCAACAATCGCCAGAAATTGCTCAAGGTGTTGATCGTACTAAACCTGAAGATCAAGGTGCTGGTGACCAAGGTTTAATGTTTGGTTATGCAACCAACGAAACAGAAACACTCATGCCTGCGCCATTATACTATTCACATCGTTTAGTTGAGCGTCAAGCAGAAGCGCGTAAGTCAGGTGTATTACCTTGGTTACGTCCTGACGCTAAATCGCAAGTGACTTTTATCTATGAAGATGGCAAGCCAGTTGCTATTGATGCCGTTGTACTTTCAACTCAGCATAATCCAGATATCAAACAAGAAGACCTTGTTGATGCGGTAATGGAAAATATTATTAAGCACACGCTACCTGCTGAGTTATTAACTGAAAACACGAAATACTTTATTAACCCAACAGGTCGTTTTGTTATTGGTGGTCCAGTAGGCGATTGTGGTTTAACAGGTCGTAAAATTATCGTAGATACCTACGGCGGCATGGCTCGTCACGGTGGTGGTGCTTTCTCTGGTAAAGATCCATCAAAGGTAGATAGAAGTGCTGCCTACGCTGGTCGTTATGTTGCTAAAAATATTGTTGCTGCCGGTCTTGCTGATCGTTGTGAAATTCAAGTGTCATATGCTATTGGTGTTGCCGAACCGACGTCAATTTCAATTGAAACTTTTGGTACAGGTAAAATCTCTGAAGAAAAATTAGTTGAGCTAGTGCGTGAACACTTTGATTTACGCCCGTACGGCATCACTAAAATGTTAGATTTATTACACCCAATGTACCAACAAACAGCAGCTTATGGTCACTTTGGTCGTGAACCATTTGAAATGACCGTAGGTGATGATACCTTCACTGCATTTAGCTGGGAAAAAACAGATAAAGCTGACGATTTACGCAAAGCTGCGGGTATCTAA
- the murI gene encoding glutamate racemase, translated as MNTSTTTNTAKYIDNSAAIGIFDSGVGGLSIAKCIAEQLPNEQLIYIADTLHAPYGEKSIAYITERVNIIANQLIAQGVKALVIACNTATVNAIDQLRARVNIPVIGVEPAIKPAVQQSINKKVAVLVTQATSENERFNALVNRYKNGADVFIQPCPGLVEIVESSQISTKHCNELLNQYIEPLLAQGVDNIVLGCTHYPFLQQKIQAIVANRHVTIVETASPVTRQLHKRLTELNIANQCQKAKQVIFYSSKPCSKQQALFSQLWQQSIQLEMFDH; from the coding sequence ATTAATACCAGCACCACGACCAACACCGCAAAATACATAGATAACTCAGCTGCTATTGGCATTTTTGACTCTGGCGTTGGTGGTCTTTCCATTGCAAAATGTATTGCTGAGCAGCTGCCAAATGAACAGCTTATCTATATCGCCGACACACTCCATGCCCCTTATGGCGAAAAATCAATCGCCTATATTACCGAGCGCGTCAATATCATAGCTAACCAGTTAATTGCTCAAGGTGTTAAAGCCTTAGTCATTGCCTGTAATACCGCCACCGTCAATGCTATTGACCAGCTCAGGGCGCGAGTCAATATCCCAGTTATTGGTGTAGAGCCAGCGATTAAACCTGCCGTTCAACAGAGTATAAACAAGAAAGTTGCAGTATTAGTTACCCAGGCAACCAGCGAAAATGAACGCTTTAATGCTTTGGTAAATCGGTATAAAAATGGCGCAGACGTATTTATTCAACCCTGCCCTGGCTTAGTAGAAATTGTCGAAAGTAGTCAGATTTCAACTAAGCACTGTAATGAACTACTTAATCAGTATATCGAACCACTATTAGCACAAGGGGTTGATAATATTGTTTTAGGCTGCACGCACTACCCATTTTTACAGCAAAAAATTCAAGCAATAGTTGCCAATAGACATGTCACTATCGTCGAAACAGCAAGCCCGGTAACTAGGCAGTTGCACAAGCGGTTAACCGAATTGAATATTGCCAATCAATGCCAAAAAGCAAAACAAGTGATTTTTTACAGCTCAAAACCTTGCAGCAAGCAACAAGCATTATTTAGTCAGTTGTGGCAGCAATCTATTCAATTAGAAATGTTCGATCACTAA
- a CDS encoding MDR family MFS transporter produces the protein MSSDVSIKRFKQFPQLMWILLFGSFITRGSFYMVWPFLAVILYDSFALSATQVGLILSSAATVSVLVSFVGSALSDRIGRHKMMYASGILYVISFSLLAEVNTVAGYVVVITLCSIATALWRPLVSALICDMIADIKTRELAMQSLYFIVNVGCAVGPMLGVWLGLTGEQSSFYITAGAFAILLVVLYWGFNQHQETEQAKESGQNSSASSESKPLSRSKIFTVLKQDKLFQCLIFANILCMFIYGQMDSSLIQYLTRENVPELLTLVSSMIFTNAMVIITTQFMLLRLMAQQSLITRIQIGLVLLAISQLWLAFNPLTLFWGWIGAIIVMSLAEAILFPTMNVHIDRLAPEHLRGAYFGASSFYEFGFAFAPLGGGIILDHFGGTWLFIACAVLALVVIYLYAILTKLPRPDFKVNELKSQSS, from the coding sequence GTGTCTAGTGATGTATCAATCAAACGCTTTAAACAATTTCCGCAATTGATGTGGATTTTGCTTTTTGGCTCGTTCATTACCCGGGGTAGTTTTTATATGGTTTGGCCTTTTTTAGCGGTTATTTTATATGACAGCTTTGCCTTATCTGCGACCCAAGTGGGCTTGATTTTATCGTCTGCTGCTACTGTTTCTGTATTAGTTAGTTTTGTTGGCAGTGCCTTATCTGATCGCATTGGCCGTCATAAAATGATGTACGCCAGTGGTATTTTATATGTTATTTCATTTTCGCTGCTTGCTGAGGTAAATACCGTTGCTGGTTATGTGGTAGTTATTACCTTATGTTCCATCGCTACGGCCTTATGGCGGCCATTAGTATCGGCATTAATTTGCGATATGATTGCTGACATTAAAACCCGTGAATTGGCGATGCAATCTTTATACTTTATTGTCAATGTTGGTTGTGCTGTCGGCCCTATGCTAGGTGTGTGGTTAGGCTTAACGGGGGAGCAATCAAGCTTTTATATTACCGCGGGGGCATTTGCCATTTTATTGGTGGTTTTATATTGGGGCTTTAATCAACATCAAGAGACTGAACAAGCAAAAGAAAGTGGGCAAAATAGTTCAGCCTCAAGTGAGAGCAAGCCGTTAAGCCGAAGTAAAATATTCACGGTACTTAAACAGGATAAGTTATTTCAGTGTCTTATTTTCGCCAATATTTTATGTATGTTTATTTATGGGCAAATGGACAGTTCATTGATTCAATACTTAACCCGTGAAAATGTTCCTGAATTACTGACGCTGGTTTCTTCGATGATTTTTACCAATGCCATGGTCATTATCACCACACAGTTTATGCTGTTGCGCTTGATGGCACAGCAGTCACTGATCACGCGAATACAAATTGGTTTGGTGTTGTTAGCGATATCGCAGCTATGGCTTGCTTTTAATCCTTTAACATTATTTTGGGGCTGGATAGGCGCAATTATTGTTATGAGTTTGGCAGAGGCGATATTGTTTCCTACTATGAATGTCCATATCGACAGGTTAGCGCCAGAGCATTTACGTGGTGCTTATTTTGGTGCCTCGTCTTTTTATGAGTTTGGCTTTGCCTTTGCGCCACTTGGCGGCGGTATTATTTTAGATCACTTTGGTGGTACTTGGTTGTTTATTGCCTGTGCAGTATTGGCGCTTGTTGTTATTTATTTGTATGCGATTTTAACTAAGTTACCCAGACCAGATTTTAAAGTAAATGAGCTTAAGTCACAGTCTAGTTAA
- a CDS encoding thiol-disulfide oxidoreductase DCC family protein produces the protein MKTKPEKLTVFYDGACPKCVKDRRFYQRLAGKGGELVDWLDINGKDNLLVSLGIAPEKALTELHIQLANGEIQSELDAYITLMKRVWLLKPIAWIIALPFIRPYLAKLYHQRVLKRLKAAGRL, from the coding sequence ATGAAAACAAAGCCAGAAAAGCTCACCGTATTCTATGATGGCGCTTGCCCAAAGTGTGTTAAAGATCGACGATTTTATCAACGTCTTGCGGGGAAAGGCGGCGAACTCGTTGATTGGCTAGATATTAACGGCAAAGATAATTTACTAGTTAGCCTAGGTATTGCACCTGAAAAAGCACTAACAGAACTTCATATTCAACTGGCTAACGGTGAAATACAATCAGAGCTTGATGCGTACATAACCTTAATGAAACGTGTTTGGTTATTAAAGCCTATTGCTTGGATTATCGCCCTGCCCTTTATTCGTCCGTATTTAGCCAAACTGTATCATCAACGGGTGCTTAAAAGGCTTAAAGCCGCTGGTCGACTTTAA
- a CDS encoding cell division protein ZapA: protein MKQRTVEINVLDRKLKVACPTGQESALLSAAEELNKRIEKSSQSKVIATPEQTLVITALNLANDLLLAQQQLKVEQQEKQEKIELLQSTIEQALTPADNKRA from the coding sequence ATGAAACAGCGAACTGTTGAAATCAATGTGCTTGATCGCAAATTAAAAGTGGCTTGTCCAACAGGACAAGAAAGCGCTTTGCTGTCTGCCGCTGAAGAATTAAATAAGCGCATTGAAAAGAGTAGTCAAAGCAAAGTTATTGCCACGCCAGAACAAACCTTAGTTATTACCGCTTTAAATCTTGCCAATGACTTATTGCTTGCTCAGCAACAATTAAAAGTAGAGCAGCAAGAAAAGCAGGAAAAAATTGAGTTACTACAATCAACTATCGAGCAAGCATTGACCCCAGCGGATAATAAACGCGCATAA
- a CDS encoding UPF0149 family protein — MTDHTLDEAKLDFAALQAILTSESVEAHASELHGVLTGLVCAGFAFEDKSYLAMLNDLFNQGESFPSPVKLAIQQLFHQLWANILDDAYSFSLLLPDDDDSIIERGHALGVWVQGFNLGFGLQQKDTPVVSAEVKEVLTDFGEIANLSDEMEEDEDTEQAYFEISEYVRISALLCFSELATPPERKDQANEQSGNNTIH; from the coding sequence ATGACAGACCATACTTTAGATGAAGCTAAGCTAGATTTTGCCGCTTTACAAGCCATTTTAACCAGTGAAAGCGTTGAAGCGCATGCCAGTGAATTACACGGTGTGTTAACAGGTTTAGTGTGTGCCGGCTTTGCTTTTGAAGATAAATCTTACCTAGCTATGCTAAATGATTTATTCAACCAAGGAGAAAGCTTTCCTAGCCCGGTAAAATTAGCTATTCAGCAGTTGTTTCATCAACTTTGGGCGAATATTCTCGATGATGCTTATAGCTTTTCATTACTATTACCTGATGATGATGACTCAATTATTGAACGAGGCCACGCATTGGGTGTTTGGGTACAAGGCTTTAATTTAGGCTTTGGCTTACAGCAAAAAGATACCCCAGTAGTATCAGCTGAGGTAAAAGAAGTGCTGACAGACTTTGGTGAAATTGCCAATTTATCTGATGAAATGGAAGAAGATGAAGACACCGAACAAGCTTATTTCGAAATTAGCGAATACGTTAGAATTTCAGCGTTACTTTGTTTTAGCGAATTAGCTACGCCGCCTGAGCGTAAAGACCAAGCAAATGAACAGTCGGGCAATAATACCATTCATTAA
- the pepP gene encoding Xaa-Pro aminopeptidase, translated as MLQQLLAKLPISDFKQHRANFFEQMPNNSIALFKAGSEVTRSNDTEFGFCQEKNFFYLTGFNEPEALLVMIKDEQGKESTVLFSLEKDELHEIWHGRRIGQEKAKQVYGFDSAYELSEVDAFLPDYINGKAQLFFAFAHHDFASQVFSWIAQVKATFRTGGKAPSILKDSAEIIDELRLIKSDNEIAIIRQANIISGKAHQRAMQKTAVGKFEYQIEAEILHEFARSGARYAAYGTIVAGGDNANILHYTDNGDVLNDNELLLIDAGGELGGYAADITRTFPVNGKFSEEQKALYQLVLDAKNLAVNAIKPGMSFAKLNELTNEFLTKGLLDLGILSGDLSELISEKVVKKYFIHGLGHWLGLDVHDVGSYHANSEREQHRPFEPGMVMTIEPGIYIPLNDTCVDEKWRGMGVRIEDNIVVTTQGFENLTQDAPDTIAEIEALMAK; from the coding sequence ATGTTACAACAACTTTTAGCCAAATTACCTATCAGCGACTTTAAACAACATCGCGCTAATTTTTTTGAGCAAATGCCAAATAACTCAATCGCACTATTTAAAGCAGGCAGTGAAGTTACCCGCAGTAATGATACTGAATTTGGCTTTTGCCAAGAGAAAAACTTTTTTTATCTAACCGGCTTTAATGAGCCTGAAGCCTTGTTGGTGATGATAAAAGATGAGCAGGGCAAGGAAAGCACTGTGCTGTTTTCTTTAGAAAAAGATGAGTTGCATGAAATTTGGCATGGTCGCCGTATTGGTCAAGAAAAGGCCAAGCAAGTATATGGTTTTGATAGTGCTTATGAGTTAAGTGAAGTTGATGCCTTTTTACCTGATTATATTAATGGCAAAGCGCAATTATTTTTTGCTTTTGCTCATCATGATTTTGCCAGCCAAGTATTTAGTTGGATTGCGCAAGTAAAAGCAACATTTCGTACCGGTGGCAAAGCACCAAGCATATTAAAAGATAGTGCTGAGATCATTGATGAATTGCGCTTAATTAAGAGTGACAATGAAATCGCTATTATTCGTCAAGCGAATATTATTTCAGGTAAAGCGCATCAAAGAGCGATGCAAAAAACGGCTGTGGGTAAATTTGAATACCAAATAGAAGCCGAGATTTTACATGAATTTGCCCGCAGTGGCGCTCGTTATGCTGCATACGGCACAATTGTCGCTGGTGGCGATAATGCTAATATTTTGCATTACACCGATAACGGTGACGTGTTAAACGATAATGAATTGTTATTGATTGATGCTGGTGGCGAGCTAGGTGGTTATGCTGCTGATATCACCCGAACTTTCCCTGTTAATGGTAAGTTTAGCGAAGAGCAAAAAGCCCTTTACCAATTGGTGTTAGACGCGAAAAACTTAGCCGTTAATGCCATTAAACCGGGTATGTCTTTTGCTAAATTAAATGAACTGACTAATGAGTTTTTAACTAAGGGCTTACTGGATTTAGGTATTCTTTCAGGTGACTTATCTGAATTAATCAGTGAAAAAGTGGTGAAAAAGTACTTTATTCATGGCTTAGGTCACTGGCTTGGTTTAGATGTGCATGATGTTGGTAGTTATCATGCCAATAGCGAGCGTGAACAGCATAGACCTTTTGAACCAGGTATGGTGATGACGATTGAACCAGGTATTTATATTCCGCTTAATGATACCTGTGTTGATGAAAAATGGCGTGGTATGGGGGTTCGTATTGAAGATAATATTGTCGTTACCACACAAGGTTTCGAAAACCTAACCCAAGATGCACCAGATACCATTGCTGAAATCGAAGCCCTAATGGCAAAATAA